In Malassezia japonica chromosome 2, complete sequence, one DNA window encodes the following:
- a CDS encoding uncharacterized protein (BUSCO:EOG092629WA; COG:A; COG:K; EggNog:ENOG503NWI7), translated as MADVEAFAALLHETIAQNKLSGSRVKAVTESATNALADPAGVAKAMLRAHMRSAPKTKLISLYIFDAVARHAQEIARRNGAGFSARNRTADQLAADASAFLRAAQEPAAEVGIDCLRHAPPEQREKVLKVIDIWGRANTFSSKILQRIHDYADREGQGSKSPQVEPLGPPGLPANVLAMLGGAGAAPAAGGAAPASAAAPAAPAAASVSPVAPAAPAGPAAAAQRSARGPPPGGWPPGGGSAQSRGPPPGGWPPGGGSAQSRSAPVQEKPVTEDLRAFDQSKFDPTRPDDWARLSKLWENTYKYEPTGPELMMALMSGMLSKESDARWAGMPSMGMPSMGMMPMMPGMPGMATPGMPVPGATSPPHGARSPPATGDPRRGRS; from the exons Atggccgacgtcgag GCATTTGcagcgctgctgcacgagaCCATTGCACAGAACAAGTTGTCTGGCTCGCGTGTCAAGGCAGTGACCGAAAGCGCGACGAATGCACTGGCT GATCCCGCGGGCGTCGCCAAGGCCATGCTCCGCGCGCacatgcgctcggcgccaaAGACGAAGTTAATCTCTCTGTACATCTTTGATGCGGTCGCAAGGCATGCGCAGGAAATTGCACGCCGCAACGGCGCGGGGTTCTCGGCGCGCAACCGCACCGCCGATCAGCTCGCGGCAGACGCGAGCGCGTTTTtgcgtgctgcgcaggaGCCCGCCGCGGAAGTAGGCATTGACTGCCTGCgccatgcgccgccggagcAGCGCGAAAAGGTCTTGAAAGTGATTGATATTTGGGGTCGCGCCAATACGTTTTCGTCGAAAatcctgcagcgcatccacgACTACGCCGATCGCGAGGGGCAGGGCAGCAAGTCGCCTCAGGTAGAACCGCTCGGCCCGCCGGGTCTCCCGGCGAATGTGCTTGCcatgctcggcggcgctggggctgcaccggcggccggcggcgcggctccggcgagcgcagcggcgcctgcagcgcctgccgccgcgtccgtgTCCCCTGTGGCCCCAGCGGCCCCGGCGGGGCCTGCGGCagccgcgcagcgctccGCGCGTGGTCCTCCCCCGGGCGGGTGGCCGCCGGGCGGTGGCAGCGCGCAGTCGCgtgggccgccgccgggcggatggccgccgggcggcggcagcgcgcagTCGCGGTCTGCGCCCGTGCAAGAGAAGCCCGTCACCGAGGACCTGCGTGCGTTTGACCAGTCCAAGTTTGATCCTACGAGGCCCGACGACTGGGCGCGTCTGTCGAAGCTATGGGAGAATACGTACAAGTACGAGCCGACGGGCCCCGAACTGATGATGGCGCTGA TGTCTGGCATGCTCTCGAAAGAGTCCGACGCGCGGTGGGCCGGCATGCCGTCGATGGGCATGCCGTCGATGGGCATGATGCCCATGATGCCCGGCATGCCGGGCATGGCGACGCCTGGCATGCCGGTGCCCGGTGCGACGAGCCCCCCGCATGGCGCACGCTCCCCCCCTGCGACAGGCGAcccccgccgcggccgcagctAG
- a CDS encoding uncharacterized protein (EggNog:ENOG503NX72; COG:T) → MLLSNLDRRTSLCAEDMGRVLAWPDAGTNSGRAPPPRSQDTQVRMDTRRRVALELYESEKTYVQGLATIDRLYYAPLYDCMGRDDAIVPRSTLNRIFSNFVDILQLSRELLFRLEERLGDPLAAMGTSAPQVAVAEWDPWSDVLGDLLVPIAPFFKMYTLFMKNFASAMQALDEERRSNDAFDAFLKRAEAAACRAGGGAELGLQAQMLTLVQRVPRYRLLLQELLRNTPPWHPDHEPLRETFRVVDHTALFINEHVRQQELTLIALALQRMLVGLDEALVVPGRRLLRHGTLLKTRRKNIQPRQVYLFSDCILLASASVLGDAPPAARDDAPREEIDWTTAPLSLLGGPSLYLTHKLPLADCTVVGYDEAAAPPTGLPISTSMPDLSASVGRAPLPLRHRFDVHSPQCSFSLYAATSSAKSMWIAAIREAQEEHIAAMRSLKKSESPPANRHSSCSSGSSAASSEPALSVSGSPPHSPMSRTAHGVAALLSPRRERALPALEHYHAPVWVPDSFSVRCARCVEPFTLWRRKHHCRLCGQVFCAACSSCYVLLPPAVSGAPDTKARACMACYASTFRAQRAPATPQTPKLECSPALPTTPTARRPSSHALRPVLHALTPTMPPPALPAPRTEPKTPKARPKHARRWSIVSVPLADQTEHTPPFHVHASTSGTLTLELQEQPPTTPTPRSHAAQWLQSMLSPPTPLRAP, encoded by the exons ATGCTGCTGTCGAACCTTGACCGGCGTACGTCGCTGTGTGCCGAGGACATGGGCCGCGTGCTGGCATGGCCCGACGCCGGAACCAACAGCGGGCGGGCACCGCCCCCCCGCAGCCAAGATACCCAGGTGCGGATGGAcacacggcggcgcgtcgcgctcgagctgtaCGAGTCCGAGAAGACGTATGTACAAGGCCTCGCGACGATCGACCGCCTGTACTATGCGCCGCTCTACGATTGCATGGGACGCGACGATGCGATTGTGCCACGAAGCACGCTGAACCGCATCTTTTCCAACTTTGTTGATATCCTGCAGCTgagccgcgagctgctcttTCGCCTTgaagagcgcctcggtgacCCCCTTGCTGCGATGggcacgtcggcgccgcaggtCGCAGTCGCCGAATGGGATCCGTGGTCGGACGTGTTGGGCGACTTGCTCGTGCCGATCGCGCCCTTCTTCAAGATGTACACGCTGTTTATGAAGAACTTTGCGAGCGCcatgcaggcgctcgacgaggagcgccgcagcaaCGACGCGTTTGATGCGTTCCtgaagcgcgccgaggcggccgcatgccgcgccggcggcggcgccgagctcggcctgcaggcgcagatgctcacgctcgtgcagcgcgtgccgcgctaCCGCCTCCtgctccaggagctgctACGCAACACGCCGCCGTGGCACCCCGACCACGAGCCGCTACGCGAAACATTTCGTGTGGTGGACCACACGGCGCTGTTTATCAACGAGCATGTGCGCCAGCAGGAGCTCACGCTGattgcgcttgcgctgcagcgtatgctcgtcggcctcgacgaggcgctggtcgtgccgggccgccgcctcctgcgccacggcacgctgctcaagacgcggcgcaagaATATCCAGCCTAGGCAGGTGTATCTCTTTTCCGACTGCATCCtgctcgcgagcgcgagtgtgctgggcgacgcgccgccggcggcccgggacgatgcgccgcgcgaggaaATCGACTGGACAACCGCGCCGCTgtcgctcctcggcggcccGTCGCTGTACCTCACGCACAagctgccgctcgccgactgCACGGTCGTCGGctacgacgaggcggccgcgccgccgaccggcCTGCCTATCTCGACGAGCATGCCGGACCtttcggcgagcgtcgggcgcgcgccgctcccgCTGCGGCACCGCTTTGACGTGCACTCGCCGCAGTGCTCGTTCTCTTTGTACGCCGCGACGTCCAGTGCCAAGAGCATGTGGATTGCCGCgatccgcgaggcgcaggaggagCACATTGCCgccatgcgctcgctcaaaaagagcgagtcgccgccggcgaacCGCCactcgtcgtgctcgtcggggagctcggcggcaagcTCTGAGCCCGCGCTGAGCGtgagcggctcgccgccgcactCGCCCATGTcccgcacggcgcacggcgtggcggcgctcctgtcgccccgccgcgagcgcgctctCCCTGCCTTGGAGCACTACCATGCTCCGGTATGGGTCCCGGATAGCTtctcggtgcgctgcgcgcgctgcgtcgagcCGTTTACGCTGTGGCGCCGCAAGCACCACTGCCGCCTCTGTGGCCAGGTGttctgcgccgcatgctcTTCCTGCTACGTCCTCctgccgccggccgtgAGCGGCGCTCCGGATACAAAAGCGCGGGCGTGCATGGCGTGCTACGCCTCGACGTTCCGCgcacagcgcgcgccggccacgCCACAGACACCCAAGCTGGAGTGCTCGCCGGCACTGCCGACCACGCcgaccgcgcggcggccgtcgagccatgcgctgcgcccggtgctgcacgcgctcacgccgacgatgccgccgcccgcgctaCCTGCCCCACGCACGGAGCCCAAGACACCCAAGGCACGGCCGAAACATGCACGACGCTGGTCGATCGTGTctgtgccgctcgccgaccaaACGGAGCACACGCCTCCCTTCCATGTCCATGCATCCACCTCTGGCAcgctcacgctcgagctgcaagAGCAACCGCCTACGACACCCACGCCGCG TTCGCATGCCGCACAGTGGCTCCAGTCGATGCTCAGCCCACCGACCCCGCTCCGTGCTCCGTAG
- a CDS encoding uncharacterized protein (EggNog:ENOG503NY8B; TransMembrane:1 (o1071-1090i); COG:S), translating into MDNARRAAGAPRVVATSDDEEAVGVVSEDEVQASRKRLHRWGTRARKRGRREAPGASQGSLDTSKVPQDASQASQVSQVAHAPATPAPRPPPATPPALDPLPALSPGPTHYPLEQHTSPPSASNTAQSTDTPSTGPSRHASSGPLRPTLPDTRSPPRRNLRRRKLAQIRPYTVEALQYRRELYQNDWQDAVVSQREWQRHALLRAELPETQSSAPDVASEGERERSPSLTASPRVRRPSPRRRPTPTSSPEPEAPPRRVPPRSPSPASEDSTDYERRFRVLKRMMPAHMARACIDDLRAMRHGHAAPSESESSEDERPAPSNSPLRPGESRRRRGAHIDAHAPLLSDVESSSDGSEEERAPSPVLENTDVRWWCRSPRARSPPAHEEDAVDRMLARTSGARGFGQRTNKKKGSGRAKKASTEWLWGNPSGKKVRSAHGTPRAGALGTPGAHGARHAPEWAPRNGSAPRPPNTQQPSSTPRPSSTQRPSSVPRLGAGPPGALPDSGAASSDDERTSVFLLPGQPDRFLGVPTTRGDLRAFARLPYTPGATRNLPGDDEMLMRVPLDTLSTRPKSVPRHELTAAPSKGAVPATPAPALPALPTAWQHAILDTPELQTELQDLLSFDQLANVSLDFGLHPPPPGVRFAPHTNLAKGKLHALLRARERDVRHDEAPVCHVFGHTLRGWLGMAELEQVLPALLDQAWEAMEEGSIRPLRDLLAFLGEWISWQSAQAASIDLVDLDGLAPDTPSPDLASMAARLFALVYTLLERAPSDARALRLALLWFRVEVVWRTHNACAASDVDVLEAAQPLVVHLLADGVHRCMSKLRDETVDDDAAELWISLMHLLHTLDTPDRPPAFYDVLEAALDDWHESAPASHIVWSERVWYVVLAMHSLAHFGAAAGVARTTPVMSPTWTLVQRALALRLRFSAPVECAAPRALLRRRDAYIRIVVCRCLLLHEQYDFSLVDAESVLGRLFDVFDQHRLADLPSESDHDFAPFLRRYDIGRLLHGPPDANAYHVFLQLLGRAGAALAERDALQGTHRAARLFSRMTPVRVMPFTEANVPMSAERAMLFNHYSIVMLFLYFVPSSAVQRLRQIRSFLAFAGADKVSQVTCVRAMVYCGTLFRHHGLGLAPVVAWFVDVCRAAAAEVRAAPLVDAPFAERRQAHAQKEAARILLGVVRGVQHVVQHASLAKQAPVYPPPELLHAAWTDELLQTIADPSIEAEVVQGIRLFVQQRADVRPKEDDEFDDAFLTDPALAALLGEEAPPPPPAWDASRDRLVADALHARISPALFARLAHAPSEREVGGSTPHAQVEALVAHAEADERRAKLVECWAACAQVLVQNELRSWHSYLTLGAESWRRISDGVLKRDIALQFAVCMARLDPRAFREEAYEIVGIWFQSIAAPAVTLQPVLTALIVESGGLGLFRGVGAIWRGVEDSQPSPSHPSAAPPPSATPHLGAPPPSATPHLGAPPPSATPHLGTPLSLSTPLPPLPPKTFAMRRAALLRCVLHNLNTSLGPVISAGYAIQCVSALLSSMRAYASTDTKPYLRTLLPHLHGLSAVLQRGIATELHATSVVCNE; encoded by the exons ATGGACaatgcgcggcgcgcggcgggcgctcCGCGCGTAGTCGCCacgtcggacgacgaggaggccgTGGGCGTCGTGAGTGaggacgaggtgcaggcGAGCCGAAAGCGGCTGCACCGCTGGGGAACGCGCGCACGGAAACGGGGGAGAAGAGAG GCGCCAGGCGCGTCGCAAGGGTCGCTGGACACGTCAAAGGTGCCTCAGGACGCGTCGCAGGCGTCGCAGGTGTCGCAAgtggcgcacgcaccggccacaccagcgcctcgtccaccgcccgcgacgccgcctgcCCTTGACCCTTTGCCGGCCCTCTCTCCTGGCCCAACGCACTACCCATTGGAGCAACACACGTCACCACCGTCTGCATCGAATACCGCGCAGTCTACCGATACCCCGTCTACAGGACCATCGCGCCACGCGTCAAGCGGCCCGCTCCGTCCTACGCTTCCAGACACGCGTTCTCCTCCGCGCCGCAACCTGCGCCGGCGAAAGCTCGCACAGATCCGGCCGTACACGGTCGAAGCGCTCCAgtaccgccgcgagctctATCAAAACGACTGGCAAGATGCCGTCGTGTCGCAGCGGGAATGGCAGCGGCATGCACTGCTCCGTGCCGAACTCCCAGAGACGCAGTCCAGTGCACCGGACGTTGCGTCGGAGGGCGAGCGCGAACGGTCGCCATCGCTCACGGCCTCGCCACGCGTGCGACGcccatcgcctcggcggcgcccgacacctacgtcgtcgcccgagcccgaaGCGCCGCCCCGACGCGTACCGCcccgctcgccgtcgcctgCATCGGAAGATAGCACCGATTacgagcgccgcttccGCGTATTGAAGCGCATGATGCCGGCACAcatggcgcgtgcgtgtATTGACGATCTACGCGCCATGCGCCATGGCCATGCCGCTCCGTCCGAAAGCGAAAGCTCCGAAGACGAGCGCCCGGCACCGTCCAACTCGCCTCTGCGCCCTGGCGAGTCGCGGCGTAGGCGGGGCGCACATATTGACGCACATGCACCTCTACTGAGCGACGTCGAGTCCAGTTCGGATGGCTCAGAAgaagagcgtgcgccgagcccAGTCCTGGAAAATACGGATGTACGCTGGTGGTGCCGGTCGCCAcgcgcacggtcgccgccggcgcacgaAGAAGATGCAGTGGACCGTATGCTGGCACGCacaagcggcgcacgcggatTCGGGCAGCGCACTAACAAGAAAAAAggcagcggccgcgccaAGAAAGCGTCAACCGAATGGCTCTGGGGCAATCCCAGTGGAAAAAAAGTACGGAGCGCacacggcacgccgagaGCCGGCGCGCTAGGGACGCCTGGCGCAcacggcgcacggcacgcaccGGAATGGGCGCCGCGGAatggctcggcgccgcgtccgccgaACACGCAGCAGCCATCAAGCACGCCTCGGCCGTCGAGTACGCAGCGGCCGTCGAGTGTCCCTCGTCTGGGTGCCGGACCGCCCGGCGCTCTGCCCGacagcggcgcagcgagctcggacgacgagcgtaCCTCTGTCTTTTTGCTTCCCGGCCAGCCCGACCGGttcctcggcgtgccgacaaCGCGTGGGGACTTGCGTGCGTTTGCGCGCCTTCCGTACACGCCAGGAGCGACACGGAACCTGCCtggcgacgacgagatgctcatgcgcgtgccgctcgacacgctgaGCACCCGTCCCAAGAGTGTGCCGCGCCATGAGCTGACGGCGGCGCCAAGCAAAGGCGCGGTCCCTGCTACccccgcgcctgcgctcccTGCCCTTCCGACTGCGTGGCAGCACGCGATCCTCGATACCCCCGAGCTGCAGACAGAGCTGCAAGATCTCTTATCGTTTGACCAGCTCGCCAATGTGTCGCTCGACTTTGGCCTGCATCCCCCGCCCCCAGGCGTCCGCTTTGCACCGCATACCAACCTGGCGAAAGGCAAGCTGCATGCGTtgctgcgtgcgcgtgagcgcgacgtgcgccacgacgaggcgccggtgTGCCACGTCTTTGGGCACACGCTGCGTGGATGGCTCGGCAtggcggagctcgagcaggtcctGCCTGCGCTTCTTGACCAAGCATGGGAGGCGATGGAAGAGGGCAGTATACGTCCCCTCCGTGACCTCCTCGCTTTCTTGGGCGAGTGGATCAGTTGGCAGagcgcgcaggccgcgtcGATCGACCTTGTGGACCTCGATGGCCTTGCGCCCGACACGCCGAGTCCCGACCTGGCGTCgatggccgcgcgcctctttgcaCTCGTATATACCCTGCTggagcgagcgccgagcgatGCGCGTGCACTACGTCTTGCGCTCCTCTGGTTCCGCGTGGAAGTCGTATGGCGTACACACAAtgcctgcgcagcgtctgACGTCGATGTGCTCGAAGCCGCGCAGCCCCTTGTCGTCCATCTCCTTGCCGACGGTGTGCACCGCTGCATGAGCAAGCTGCGAGACGAGACggtggacgacgacgcggccgagctATGGATTTCGCTCATGCACCTCTTGCACACGCTTGACACGCCTGACCGACCGCCTGCCTTTtacgacgtgctcgaggcggcgctcgacgactgGCACGAAagcgcgcctgcgtcgcacATTGTATggagcgagcgcgtgtGGTACGTGGTGCTGGCGATGCATAGCCTCGCCCACTTTGGCGCAGCGGCTGGCGTGGCACGGACGACGCCTGTCATGAGCCCCACCTGGACGCttgtgcagcgtgcgctaGCGCTCCGCCTGCGCTTTAGTGCCCCCGTCGAGTGTGcggcgccccgcgcgctgctgcgccgccgtgaCGCGTACATCCGCATCGTCGTATGCCGCTGCCTCTTGCTGCACGAGCAGTATGACTTTTCGCTCGTGGATGCAGAGAGCGTACTCGGCCGCCTCTTTGACGTGTTTGATCAGCACCGCCTTGCGGATCtgccgagcgagtcggACCACGACTTTGCGCCGTTCCTGCGCCGCTACGATATCGGGCGCCTGTTGCATGGGCCCCCGGATGCCAATGCGTACCACGTCTTCTTGCAGCTTCtcggacgcgccggcgcggcgctcgccgagcgcgacgcactcCAAGGGACACaccgagccgcgcgcctaTTCTCACGCATGACGCCTGTGCGTGTCATGCCGTTCACCGAGGCGAATGTGCCGATGTCGGCAGAGCGTGCGATGCTCTTTAATCACTACTCGATCGTGATGCTCTTCCTCTACTTTGtcccgagctcggcggtcCAGCGTCTGCGGCAGATCCGCAGCTTCCTTGCGTTTGCCGGCGCGGACAAAGTGAGCCAAGTGACGTGCGTCCGCGCGATGGTGTACTGCGGCACGCTCTTTCGGCACCATGGCCTTGGTCTCGCGCCGGTGGTTGCGTGGTTCGTCGACGTAtgccgtgctgcagcggcagaagtgcgcgccgcgccgctcgtcgatgccccctttgccgagcgtcggcaggcACATGCTCAAAAAGAGGCGGCACGCATTCTTCTCGGTGTCGTGCGTGGTGTACAGCATGTCGTGCAGCATGCGTCGCTGGCCAAGCAGGCACCGGTCTACCCACCccccgagctgctgcacgccgcgtggACCGACGAACTGCTGCAGACCATTGCCGATCCGTCcatcgaggccgaggtcgtgcaAGGCATCCGCCTCTttgtgcagcagcgtgccgacgtACGCCCGaaagaggacgacgagtTCGACGACGCCTTCCTGACCGACCCCGCGCTGGcagcgctgctcggcgaagaagcaccgccgccgccgcctgcatGGGACGCAAGTCGCGACCGCCTTGTGGCGGATGCACTGCATGCGCGCATTTCGCCCGCTCTCTTTGCGCGGcttgcgcatgcgccgagcgagcgcgaggttGGCGGGAGCACGCCGCATGcccaggtcgaggcgctggtcgcgcacgccgaggcggacgagcgccgtgcgaaGCTCGTCGAGTGCTGGGCGGCGTGTGCACAGGTCCTTGTGCAGAACGAGCTGCGGTCGTGGCACAGCTATctgacgctcggcgccgagtcgTGGCGTCGGATTagcgacggcgtgctgaAGCGTGACATTGCGCTGCAATTTGCCGTATGTATGGCGCGTCTCGATCCCCGCGCATTCCGGGAAGAAGCGTACGAAATCGTCGGCATTTGGTTCCAGAGCATTGCGGCGCCCGCAGTAACACTGCAGCCGGTGCTCACTGCGCTGATTGTCGAGAGCGGCGGGCTGGGTCTCTTTCGTGGCGTTGGCGCCATTTGGCGGGGCGTCGAGGATTCGCAGCCGAGTCCGTCGCacccgagcgccgcgcccccgCCCAGTGCGACGCCGCATCTGGGCGCGCCCCCGCCCAGTGCGACGCCGCATCTGGGCGCGCCCCCGCCCAGTGCGACGCCGCATCTGGGCACGCCCTTGTCGCTCTCGACGCCATTACCCCCCCTGCCGCCCAAGACGTTTGCgatgcgccgtgcggcgctgctgcgctgcgtccTGCACAACCTCAACACGTCGCTGGGCCCAGTGATCTCGGCGGGCTATGCGATCCAGTgcgtctcggcgctgctctcgtcgatgcgcgcgtaCGCCAGCACTGATACCAAGCCGTATCTACGCACGCTCCTCCCCCACCTCCACGGACTTTCTGcagtgctgcagcgcggtaTTGCAACCGAGCTGCATGCGACGTCGGTTGTATGTAACGAGTAG
- a CDS encoding sphingolipid 8-(E)-desaturase (COG:I; TransMembrane:3 (o362-384i391-414o420-440i); EggNog:ENOG503NUM0), with the protein MASVASPAPAARSTAPAPVDPTQATPLPKTVITRAQIAQRIAQGEVLVLHRRLVYKLDNWIHQHPGGDLAILHFVGRDAKDEIEVYHSHETITQHMRRFAIAQLAEEDATDVAKGRVYRPLMPPIQLGYRNGKLDHPDAQLAAWSASDASKEGAPRIASFPLPVEMLEPPASELSSLKEARISAAFEKMHAQIKDAGLYKLRPHHYLREGVRYAGLGALAYVCYQAAKGQEGWPQSALYCISAAFLGLMWQQLTFLAHDSGHTGVTHDYSFDRWLGVTVASYLGGLSLVWWCDNHDVHHLVTNHPEHDPDIQHMPIFAISPRFVNEPEKGGKQTVGLWSSYYRRVMYFDAFAKVLLRMQHRLYFIIMSLARFNLYALSYSFLLLRARRDKWFWYEATGLAVFWYWFGGLVIGSLPSWQMGVAYLLISHIFASPVHVQIVLSHFAQDTRDLGPQECFASRQIRTTMDVQCPPYLDFVHGGLHMQVTHHLFPRMPRHNLRETRDRFVEPFCKAQGLTYEEMSFAPGNGKVLSRMKEVADQVQFLLCVANAQARGELHG; encoded by the coding sequence ATGGCCAGCGTTGCGAGCCCGgcacctgctgcgcgcagcacggcgcctgcgccggtcgATCCGACGCAGGCAACGCCGCTGCCCAAGACCGTCATAACGCGTGCACAGATTGCACAGCGTATCGCCCAaggcgaggtgctcgtgctgcaccgccgcctTGTGTACAAACTCGACAACTGGATCCACCAACATCCAGGCGGCGACCTCGCGATCCTGCACTTTGTGGGCCGCGACGCGAAGGACGAGATCGAGGTGTACCACTCACACGAGACGATCACTCAGCACATGCGCCGCTTTGCCATTGCACAGCTCGCCGAAGAGGACGCGACCGATGTGGCAAAGGGACGGGTGTACCGCCCGCTGATGCCGCCCATCCAGCTCGGCTACCGCAACGGGAAGCTCGACCACCCCGACGCACAGCTCGCTGCGTGGAGTGCATCGGACGCGTCCAAGGagggtgcgccgcgcatcgcctcgtTTCCGCTCCCGgtcgagatgctcgagccgccggcgagcgagcTTTCGTCCTTaaaagaggcgcgcatcTCGGCCGCCTTTGAAAAGATGCACGCGCAGATCAAGGATGCGGGTCTGTACAAGCTGCGTCCCCACCACTACCTACGCGAGGGCGTGCGCTacgccggcctcggcgcccttGCTTATGTCTGCTACCAGGCAGCGAAAGGCCAGGAGGGATGGCCGCAGTCGGCGCTGTACTGCATCTCGGCCGCCTTCCTCGGGCTGATGTGGCAGCAGCTCACGTTCCTTGCGCATGACTCGGGCCATACCGGCGTCACGCACGACTACAGCTTTGACCGCTGGCTCGGCGTGACGGTCGCGTCGtacctcggcggcctctCGCTCGTGTGGTGGTGCGACAACCACGATGTGCACCACCTCGTGACGAACCATCCCGAGCACGACCCCGATATCCAGCACATGCCGATCTTTGCCATTTCGCCGCGCTTTGTGAACGAGCCCGAGAAAGGCGGCAAGCAGACGGTCGGCCTCTGGTCGTCATACTACCGCCGCGTGATGTACTTTGACGCGTTTGCCAAGGtcctgctgcgcatgcAGCACCGGCTGTACTTTATTATAAtgtcgctcgcgcgcttCAACCTGTACGCGCTGTCCTACAGCTTTTtgctcctgcgcgcgcgccgcgacaaGTGGTTCTGGTACGAGGCGACTGGGCTCGCCGTGTTCTGGTACTGGTTCGGCGGCCTGGTGATCGGCTCGCTGCCGTCGTGGCAGATGGGCGTCGCCTACCTGCTCATTTCGCACATCTTTGCCTCGCCGGTGCATGTGCAGATCGTTCTTTCGCACTTTGCGCAGGACACGCGCGACCTGGGGCCGCAGGAGTGCTTTGCCTCGCGCCAAATCCGCACGACAATGGACGTGCAGTGCCCGCCGTACCTCGACTTTGTCCACGGCGGTCTCCATATGCAGGTGACGCACCACCTCTTCCCCCGTATGCCCCGCCACAacctgcgcgagacgcgcgaccgcTTCGTCGAGCCGTTCTGTAAGGCACAGGGGCTGACGTACGAGGAGATGTCCTTTGCACCGGGCAACGGCAAGGTGCTCAGCCGCATGAAGGAGGTCGCGGACCAGGTGCAGTTTCTCTTATGTGTTGCCAACGCGCAGGCCCGCGGAGAGCTGCACGGATAG
- a CDS encoding uncharacterized protein (EggNog:ENOG503P1FC; TransMembrane:1 (o394-411i); COG:U), with protein MDGQHAVLAAGVPVYALGFVDNTHLFYVGGGGAGRSGVANGIKSAELQLSDGASLRAAGDLKLSASEDAPMCVAVHPQDGSLVCGVNEEPARVAQGENAHVRVFGYTTTTAPAARADAAAGRAELSVTITPRAAVPSLGITDPEHYQKTATFSPDGSLLALASSDGKVQLHRYPSLEPVWTSATSAVPGGKEVYDTDFSHDGTQLAITTAAQIIVLSTAPKTTEEGGVLTYTPRVLQTIESANIGSAQRGSFRMAQFGRSTGLSVGTRDRLFALVNTTPAPGSKTRACYVAAWDADAWKMLGARKVSNRPGTVLAVSNNGRLLAVGTSDLSLSVLQARTLQPLLREENVHDFPPTCVAFAPNSRALVSGSADSTVRVRVLPSGMVPKLTLSDELLFVLFFVLSVIFAVLIWKIQGH; from the exons ATGGACGGGCAGCATGCGGTGTTGGCCgcgggcgtgccggtgTACGCCCTAGGCTTTGTAGACAATACGCATCTCTTCTATGtaggcggcggcggcgcgggccgcagcggcgtcgcgaACGGGATT AAATctgccgagctgcagctcaGCGACGGGGCttcgctgcgtgcggcgggcgACCTGAAGCTCAGTGCGTCCGAGGACGCACCGATgtgcgtcgcggtgcaTCCACAGGACGGGTCGCTCGTGTGCGGCGTGAACGAGGAgccggcgcgtgtcgcgcaaGGCGAAAATGCGCACGTCCGTGTGTTTGGCTACACGACGAccacggcgccggcggcgcgcgcggatGCGGCCGCGGGGCGCGCGGAGCTCTCGGTGACGATTacgccgcgtgccgcggtgccgtcgctcggcatcaCCGACCCGGAGCACTACCAAAAGACGGCGACCTTTTCGCCGGACGGCTcgctcctggcgctcgcAAGCTCGGACGGAAAGGTGCAGCTGCACCGCTACCCTAGCCTCGAGCCGGTGtggacgagcgccacgagcgccgtgccgggcgGCAAGGAGGTGTACGACACCGACTTTTCGCACGACGGAACGCAGCTCGCGATCACGACGGCCGCCCAGATCATCGTCCTCTCGACGGCGCCCAAGACGACCGAGGAGGGCGGTGTGCTCACCTATACGCCGCGTGTCTTGCAGACGATCGAGAGCGCGAATATCGGGTCTGCCCAGCGGGGCTCCTTCCGCATGGCCCAGTTTGGGCGCAGCACGGGGCTCAGCGTCGGTACGCGCGAccgcctctttgcgctggtgaacacgacgccggcgccggggaGCAAGACGCGTGCGTGCTACGTCGCGGCATGGGACGCAGATGCATGGAAGATGCTGGGCGCACGCAAAGTGTCGAACCGCCCTGGCACGGTCCTTGCTGTGAG CAACAATGGGCGCCTCTTGGCCGTCGGCACATCGGATCTCAGCCTGTCGGTGCTCCAGGCACGCACGCTCCAG CCTCTTTTGCGGGAGGAGAACGTGCACGACTTTCCCCCGACGTGCGTCGCATTTGCGCCCAActcgcgtgcgctcgtgaGTGGCAGCGCAGACTCGacggtgcgcgtgcgcgtgctgccGTCGGGTATGGTGCCGAAGCTGA cgctcTCCGACGAGCTTCTTTTTGTCCTCTTTTTCGTGCTTTCCGTTATTTTCGCGGTGCTCATTTGGAAGATCCAGGGCCACTAG